The Toxotes jaculatrix isolate fToxJac2 chromosome 21, fToxJac2.pri, whole genome shotgun sequence genome includes a region encoding these proteins:
- the LOC121201076 gene encoding myosin phosphatase Rho-interacting protein isoform X2 encodes MSTAKENPCRKFQANFFNKSKCQNCFKPRELHLLTDQDLTQAKPIYGGWLCLAPEGTDFDNPMQRSRKWQRRFFVLYEHGCLRFALDESPSTLPQGTVNMNLCTDVIDAEPKTGQKNSLCIITPDQEYFIRGENKEIINGWSEQLVVYPRTNKQNQKKKRKVEPTTSQEPGPAKVAVTGSGIPEAEKVPDSSSIIWQEELNQREAEGAAVWATADLPPGSPLPSTGDCASVGHGSDAGSVNGDEVERGNLPLHSSVPQPPSDLLSPTGSCSSLGGVPRCLSPAPSDPFPSGSSLLSNGSHISGSVSSLDSDASGSTVTSTDSHPATQRASHSYSHHDTPRSRRLEAEARKAEKRSRFRSPDRQEREAVLSPERSRSGVIEKLEALELENQEKMEVEESGRSGARQGRSEHRRFHREGQRHDAGQGLDFPSTLPPLRRAKSLDRRTTESVMTPDLLNFKKGWMVKLDEQGQWKKYWFVLTDHSLRYYKDSIAEEASDLDGEIDLSTCYSVTEYQAQRNYGFQIHTQEGVHTLSAMTAGIRRNWIQAVMKNVRPSTAPDVASSTEDHGSFSPLEGLVRPDVTQDSPSSEASSVERECAPGIIKSRARERRREGRSKTFDWAEFRPIAQALAQQRAQEAESLHADLGELERSRRREERRKRYESVTTSSAEQASVKEGGRTDYESGEGVGHLDSLGSTPLERERVEEAIEQHWRQVEKTPIREERRVPLPTTVQSRETAELEHLLESYKQGIEDLKSQLESCHQQLLDSNKHKQELELQLRTALEREQDIRTGYISPLEHPLVLEADVTPQTKRPELATCERGFAAMEESHQKVIDELQRKHQRELENLQEEKERLLAEETAATIAAIEAMKNAHRTELEKELDKARKANSNAENADLEEIHRQHEEELCSFQREIEVLSEQYSQKCLENAHLAQALEAERQALRQCQRENQELNAHNQELNNRLAAEITKMRSMTSEDGVGDSNATIQGKELYELEVMLRVKESEVQYLKQEINSLKDELQAAQRDKKYATDKYKDIYTELSIVKAKAERDLGRLRDQLQLAHEALGESSLEEVERGGYDIMKSKSNPDILKMAAAAAKRSERTMRSKSLKEGLTAEQRLHLFENKDTKEF; translated from the exons ATGTCTACCGCAAAAGAAAACCCTTGTAGGAAATTCCAGGCGAACTTCTTCAACAAAAGCAAATGTCAGAACTGCTTCAAACCACGGGAGCTGCATCTATTGACAGACCAGGATTTGACCCAG gCTAAACCTATTTATGGTGGATGGCTATGCTTGGCCCCTGAGGGAACAGACTTTGACAATCCTATGCAGAGATCCCGG AAATGGCAAAGGAGATTCTTTGTGCTGTACGAACATGGCTGCCTGCGCTTTGCCCTGGACGAGTCG CCGAGCACTCTGCCTCAGGGCACCGTGAACATGAACCTCTGCACAGATGTCATCGATGCTGAGCCCAAGACAGGCCAGAAGAACTCCCTGTGCATCATCACGCCAGACCAGGAGTACTTCATCAGAGGAGAGAACAAAGAGATCATCAATGG GTGGAGTGAGCAGCTGGTCGTTTACCCCCGAACCAACAAGCAGAACCAGAAGAAGAAACGCAAGGTGGAGCCTACGACCTCCCAG GAGCCAGGTCCAGCCAAGGTAGCAGTGACTGGCTCTGGGATCCCTGAGGCTGAGAAGGTTCCAGACTCCAGCTCCATAATCTGGCAGGAGGAGCTGAACCAGAGGGAGGCTGAGGGGGCTGCAGTCTGGGCCACGGCAGACCTGCCCCCAGGATCACCACTGCCCTCCACAG GTGACTGCGCATCTGTGGGCCATGGCTCAGACGCAGGCTCTGTGAATGGTGACGAGGTAGAACGGGGAAACCTGCCGCTGCACAGCTCTGTGCCACAGCCGCCCAGCGACCTGCTCTCCCCCACAGGCTCCTGCTCCAGCCTGGGAGGAGTCCCACGCTGCCTCTCCCCAGCCCCCAGCGACCCCTTTCCCTCCGGCAGCTCCCTGCTCTCCAACGGGTCCCACATCAGCGGCTCGGTCAGCTCTCTGGACTCGGACGCCAGCGGCAGCACAGTGACCAGCACCGACAGTCACCCGGCCACTCAGAGGGCTAGCCACTCCTACAGCCACCACGACACGCCGCGATCCAGACGGCTGGAGGCCGAGGCCAGAAAGGCTGAGAAGAGGAGCCGGTTTAGGAGTCCTGACAGGCAGGAGAGGGAGGCCGTCCTCAGCCCCGAGAGGAG TCGCTCCGGTGTCATTGAGAAGTTGGAGGCCTTGGAGCTGGAGAACCAAGAGAAAATGGAGGTGGAAGAGTCGGGGAGAAGTGGAGCCAGACAGGGCCGAAGTGAGCACAGACGCTTCCACAGAGAG ggCCAGAGGCATGACGCTGGTCAGGGCCTGGATTTCCCCTCTACCCTGCCCCCTCTGAGGAGAGCCAAATCCTTGGACCGAAGGACGACCGAGTCAGTCATGACG ccgGATTTACTGAACTTCAAGAAAGGCTGGATGGTGAAGCTGGATGAGCAAGGCCAG TGGAAGAAATACTGGTTTGTGCTGACGGATCACAGCCTCCGATACTATAAGGATTCAATAGCAGAAGAG GCCTCTGACCTGGATGGTGAGATTGACCTGTCTACTTGCTACAGTGTAACCGAGTACCAGGCTCAACGCAACTATGGTTTCCAAATACAT aCCCAGGAGGGAGTGCACACACTGTCCGCCATGACAGCAGGTATACGCAGGAACTGGATCCAGGCAGTCATGAAGAACGTCAGACCATCCACTGCACCTGATGTGGCGAG CTCAACTGAGGATCATGgctccttctctcctttggAAGGTCTGGTAAGGCCAGACGTCACCCAGGACTCACCCTCCTCTGAGGCCTCCTCTGTAGAGAGAGAGTGCGCTCCGGGAATCATAAAGAGCCGGGCGCGTGAGCGTAGACGAGAAGGCCGgtctaaaacttttgactggGCGGAGTTCAGACCCATCGCTCAGGCTCTGGCTCAGCAGCGTGCACAGGAGGCCGAAAGCCTCCACGCAGACTTGGGAGAGCTCGAGCGGAGtcggagaagggaggagaggcgGAAGAGGTATGAGTCTGTGACCACCTCATCGGCAGAGCAAGCATCCGttaaagaaggagggaggacagattATGAGAGTGGAGAGGGAGTCGGACACTTAGATTCATTAGGTTCCACGcctttggagagagagagggtggaggaggcaATTGAACAACACTGGCGACAGGTGGAGAAGACGCCCATACGGGAGGAGAGAAGGGTACCTCTGCCCACCACAGTGCAATCCAGGGAGACTGCAGAGCTGGAGCACCTGTTGGAGAGTTACAAGCAAGGG atagAGGACTTGAAGTCACAGTTGGAGAGCTGTCACCAGCAGCTCCTTGACTCCAACAAGCACAAGCAGGAGCTGGAGCTCCAGCTGAGAACGGCtctggagagagagcaggacatACGGACAGGTTACATCTCTCCG CTGGAGCACCCTTTGGTTCTGGAGGCTGATGTGACGCCCCAGACGAAGAGGCCTGAACTG GCCACTTGTGAGAGGGGCTTTGCCGCCATGGAGGAGTCTCACCAGAAGGTCATAGatgagctgcagaggaaacaccAGAGAGAACTGGAGaacctgcaggaggagaaagagaggctgCTGGCAGAGGAGACAGCAGCCACCATCGCTG CAATTGAAGCGATGAAAAACGCCCACCGgacagagctggagaaggagctgGACAAGGCTCGCAAGGCCAACAGCAACGCAGAGAACGCAGACTTGGAGGAGATCCACAGACAGCACGA GGAGGAGCTGTGTTCATTCCAGCGGGAGATCGAGGTGCTGTCAGAGCAGTATTCCCAAAAGTGCCTGGAAAACGCCCACCTGGCCCAGGCGCTGGAGGCCGAGAGGCAGGCCCTCAGGCAGTGTCAGAGGGAGAACCAGGAGCTCAACGCGCACAACCAG GAGCTGAACAACCGTCTGGCAGCAGAGATCACAAAGATGCGTTCCATGACGTCTGAGGATGGAGTGGGAGACTCAAACGCCACGATACAGGGGAAGGAGCTCTACGAGTTAGAA GTGATGCTGAGGGTGAAGGAATCTGAGGTCCAGTACCTGAAACAGGAAATCAACTCCCTGAAGGACGAACTCCAGGCTGCCCAAAGA GACAAGAAATATGCAACAGATAAGTACAAGGACATCTACACAGAGCTGAGCATTGTAAAGGCCAAAGCGGAGCGGGATCTGGGCCGGCTCAGAGACCAGCTGCAGCTGGCACACGAGGCACTGGGGGAGTCGTcgctggaggaggtggagcgaGGGGGATATG ATATCATGAAGTCCAAAAGCAACCCCGACATCCTCAAGATGGCGGCTGCTGCAGCCAAACGCTCAGAGCGCACCATGAGGTCGAAG AGTCTGAAGGAAGGGCTGACAGCTGAGCAGAGACTTCAcctgtttgaaaataaagacacaaaggaGTTCTGA
- the LOC121201076 gene encoding myosin phosphatase Rho-interacting protein isoform X1, which produces MSTAKENPCRKFQANFFNKSKCQNCFKPRELHLLTDQDLTQAKPIYGGWLCLAPEGTDFDNPMQRSRKWQRRFFVLYEHGCLRFALDESPSTLPQGTVNMNLCTDVIDAEPKTGQKNSLCIITPDQEYFIRGENKEIINGWSEQLVVYPRTNKQNQKKKRKVEPTTSQEPGPAKVAVTGSGIPEAEKVPDSSSIIWQEELNQREAEGAAVWATADLPPGSPLPSTGDCASVGHGSDAGSVNGDEVERGNLPLHSSVPQPPSDLLSPTGSCSSLGGVPRCLSPAPSDPFPSGSSLLSNGSHISGSVSSLDSDASGSTVTSTDSHPATQRASHSYSHHDTPRSRRLEAEARKAEKRSRFRSPDRQEREAVLSPERSRSGVIEKLEALELENQEKMEVEESGRSGARQGRSEHRRFHREGQRHDAGQGLDFPSTLPPLRRAKSLDRRTTESVMTPDLLNFKKGWMVKLDEQGQWKKYWFVLTDHSLRYYKDSIAEEASDLDGEIDLSTCYSVTEYQAQRNYGFQIHTQEGVHTLSAMTAGIRRNWIQAVMKNVRPSTAPDVASSTEDHGSFSPLEGLVRPDVTQDSPSSEASSVERECAPGIIKSRARERRREGRSKTFDWAEFRPIAQALAQQRAQEAESLHADLGELERSRRREERRKRYESVTTSSAEQASVKEGGRTDYESGEGVGHLDSLGSTPLERERVEEAIEQHWRQVEKTPIREERRVPLPTTVQSRETAELEHLLESYKQGIEDLKSQLESCHQQLLDSNKHKQELELQLRTALEREQDIRTGYISPLEHPLVLEADVTPQTKRPELVSSQAQSLTKKYQETKELLKLQELKKRNMQAQLGLSLSHLPIKDPYFSEPPNPSVLEGSPPEPVQKTVSVLLQDSSEAIQELEDLITGKSLTLTELGKVLKSHSCNQETTEKYQLQKLLETWKYQQEIENEMIKKSLARAGESIREYEARLLTMEDLVGKVQKQSFESLKSPYGPCSKIENHPETSEMTIGMLSQRVELLTNENGALKQRCQEIVNQLTEADREIDRLKAELISQQGSKQHKLAMEELKRLKAELAENQANAIDREYYERELNEKSLRLHEALVTLEELGNTLKDTEKKLQLKEATLKGLGFQTDYEDEDIQPEKEQLNELLEASQAKIFEMEANLQSAEQRCMDLEARNRELIALNQESEQVSRKKLAEAEKEIRTLQEKLELKTGRVEMMVSECAEAGEKQVDDKGLTKQVVEEVEMKAKAINQVVEMLAKVDVNVERMLSGLKSTLFGSSKEEPLCVRPEDMRWVVEGEFWSQLLSTSEEEPGHSSGRAVAEQMMAQKRLMILVSGICSQAEVKSEIVTEPDFASVYSWLDNETNALILKELTKTLEAKSNSLKQIASGVMLDNNEELLPLALASFEFGSEQKQTSEYLLEALKETYISYVMIRLKVQHERELKQKYTEVQIGSLDCPNCPKLRQAASDLQSKLEDLQTQLSEASLKSVTGPQTLIQIEGKPIDSLDKAIELQDMIARHRKELREVKDHYEQEAEKMRLEIAKASETLRLRSEENVKEIDSLTNCMENLKKKHEMERTNLVERFDREMEELRSMMSPVNPDRTLTDEDAPLHHGSAQTSTLKERIQELVTQVSVMTEEMRRREEQGDITTQRLKYEKDLENLKATCERGFAAMEESHQKVIDELQRKHQRELENLQEEKERLLAEETAATIAAIEAMKNAHRTELEKELDKARKANSNAENADLEEIHRQHEEELCSFQREIEVLSEQYSQKCLENAHLAQALEAERQALRQCQRENQELNAHNQELNNRLAAEITKMRSMTSEDGVGDSNATIQGKELYELEVMLRVKESEVQYLKQEINSLKDELQAAQRDKKYATDKYKDIYTELSIVKAKAERDLGRLRDQLQLAHEALGESSLEEVERGGYDIMKSKSNPDILKMAAAAAKRSERTMRSKSLKEGLTAEQRLHLFENKDTKEF; this is translated from the exons ATGTCTACCGCAAAAGAAAACCCTTGTAGGAAATTCCAGGCGAACTTCTTCAACAAAAGCAAATGTCAGAACTGCTTCAAACCACGGGAGCTGCATCTATTGACAGACCAGGATTTGACCCAG gCTAAACCTATTTATGGTGGATGGCTATGCTTGGCCCCTGAGGGAACAGACTTTGACAATCCTATGCAGAGATCCCGG AAATGGCAAAGGAGATTCTTTGTGCTGTACGAACATGGCTGCCTGCGCTTTGCCCTGGACGAGTCG CCGAGCACTCTGCCTCAGGGCACCGTGAACATGAACCTCTGCACAGATGTCATCGATGCTGAGCCCAAGACAGGCCAGAAGAACTCCCTGTGCATCATCACGCCAGACCAGGAGTACTTCATCAGAGGAGAGAACAAAGAGATCATCAATGG GTGGAGTGAGCAGCTGGTCGTTTACCCCCGAACCAACAAGCAGAACCAGAAGAAGAAACGCAAGGTGGAGCCTACGACCTCCCAG GAGCCAGGTCCAGCCAAGGTAGCAGTGACTGGCTCTGGGATCCCTGAGGCTGAGAAGGTTCCAGACTCCAGCTCCATAATCTGGCAGGAGGAGCTGAACCAGAGGGAGGCTGAGGGGGCTGCAGTCTGGGCCACGGCAGACCTGCCCCCAGGATCACCACTGCCCTCCACAG GTGACTGCGCATCTGTGGGCCATGGCTCAGACGCAGGCTCTGTGAATGGTGACGAGGTAGAACGGGGAAACCTGCCGCTGCACAGCTCTGTGCCACAGCCGCCCAGCGACCTGCTCTCCCCCACAGGCTCCTGCTCCAGCCTGGGAGGAGTCCCACGCTGCCTCTCCCCAGCCCCCAGCGACCCCTTTCCCTCCGGCAGCTCCCTGCTCTCCAACGGGTCCCACATCAGCGGCTCGGTCAGCTCTCTGGACTCGGACGCCAGCGGCAGCACAGTGACCAGCACCGACAGTCACCCGGCCACTCAGAGGGCTAGCCACTCCTACAGCCACCACGACACGCCGCGATCCAGACGGCTGGAGGCCGAGGCCAGAAAGGCTGAGAAGAGGAGCCGGTTTAGGAGTCCTGACAGGCAGGAGAGGGAGGCCGTCCTCAGCCCCGAGAGGAG TCGCTCCGGTGTCATTGAGAAGTTGGAGGCCTTGGAGCTGGAGAACCAAGAGAAAATGGAGGTGGAAGAGTCGGGGAGAAGTGGAGCCAGACAGGGCCGAAGTGAGCACAGACGCTTCCACAGAGAG ggCCAGAGGCATGACGCTGGTCAGGGCCTGGATTTCCCCTCTACCCTGCCCCCTCTGAGGAGAGCCAAATCCTTGGACCGAAGGACGACCGAGTCAGTCATGACG ccgGATTTACTGAACTTCAAGAAAGGCTGGATGGTGAAGCTGGATGAGCAAGGCCAG TGGAAGAAATACTGGTTTGTGCTGACGGATCACAGCCTCCGATACTATAAGGATTCAATAGCAGAAGAG GCCTCTGACCTGGATGGTGAGATTGACCTGTCTACTTGCTACAGTGTAACCGAGTACCAGGCTCAACGCAACTATGGTTTCCAAATACAT aCCCAGGAGGGAGTGCACACACTGTCCGCCATGACAGCAGGTATACGCAGGAACTGGATCCAGGCAGTCATGAAGAACGTCAGACCATCCACTGCACCTGATGTGGCGAG CTCAACTGAGGATCATGgctccttctctcctttggAAGGTCTGGTAAGGCCAGACGTCACCCAGGACTCACCCTCCTCTGAGGCCTCCTCTGTAGAGAGAGAGTGCGCTCCGGGAATCATAAAGAGCCGGGCGCGTGAGCGTAGACGAGAAGGCCGgtctaaaacttttgactggGCGGAGTTCAGACCCATCGCTCAGGCTCTGGCTCAGCAGCGTGCACAGGAGGCCGAAAGCCTCCACGCAGACTTGGGAGAGCTCGAGCGGAGtcggagaagggaggagaggcgGAAGAGGTATGAGTCTGTGACCACCTCATCGGCAGAGCAAGCATCCGttaaagaaggagggaggacagattATGAGAGTGGAGAGGGAGTCGGACACTTAGATTCATTAGGTTCCACGcctttggagagagagagggtggaggaggcaATTGAACAACACTGGCGACAGGTGGAGAAGACGCCCATACGGGAGGAGAGAAGGGTACCTCTGCCCACCACAGTGCAATCCAGGGAGACTGCAGAGCTGGAGCACCTGTTGGAGAGTTACAAGCAAGGG atagAGGACTTGAAGTCACAGTTGGAGAGCTGTCACCAGCAGCTCCTTGACTCCAACAAGCACAAGCAGGAGCTGGAGCTCCAGCTGAGAACGGCtctggagagagagcaggacatACGGACAGGTTACATCTCTCCG CTGGAGCACCCTTTGGTTCTGGAGGCTGATGTGACGCCCCAGACGAAGAGGCCTGAACTGGTTAGTTCTCAAGCACAGAGTTTAACAAAGAAGTACCAGGAGACCAAAGAGCTCCTGAAACTGCAAGAGCTGAAAAAGCGCAACATGCAGGCACAGCTTGGCCTCTCGCTTTCTCACCTCCCCATCAAGGATCCTTACTTTTCTGAACCCCCAAACCCATCTGTTCTGGAAGGCTCTCCCCCTGAACCTGTCCAAAAAACTGTTAGTGTCTTGCTCCAGGACAGCTCAGAGGCAATTCAAGAACTAGAAGACTTGATAACTGGCAAATCCCTCACTCTAACAGAGCTGGGCAAAGTCTTGAAATCCCATAGCTGTAATCAAGAGACAACAGAGAAGTATCAACTTCAGAAGCTCTTGGAAACCTGGAAGTATCAGCAGGagattgaaaatgaaatgataaaaaagagtTTAGCCAGGGCAGGAGAAAGCATTCGTGAATACGAAGCCCGTCTTCTAACCATGGAGGATTTGGTGGGGAAGGTTCAGAAGCAAAGTTTTGAAAGTCTAAAAAGCCCCTATGGTCCCTGCTCGAAAATTGAAAACCACCCAGAGACAAGTGAGATGACGATTGGAATGCTTTCTCAAAGGGTTGAACttttaacaaatgaaaatggGGCATTGAAACAGCGATGTCAGGAAATAGTGAACCAGCTGACTGAGGCTGACCGAGAAATAGACAGACTGAAAGCTGAACTGATCAGCCAGCAGGGCAGCAAACAGCATAAACTGGCCATGGAAGAGTTGAAAAGACTAAAGGCTGAACTGGCCGAAAACCAAGCTAACGCCATAGACAGGGAGTATTATGAGAGGGAGCTGAATGAGAAATCTTTGCGGCTCCATGAGGCTCTTGTTACATTGGAGGAGCTTGGCAACACCCTTAAAGACACTGAGAAGAAGCTGCAGTTGAAAGAGGCCACACTGAAAGGTCTGGGCTTCCAGACAGATTATGAGGACGAGGACATACAGCCAGAGAAAGAGCAACTCAATGAGCTACTGGAAGCCTCGCAAGCAAAGATATTTGAGATGGAGGCAAACCTGCAGTCTGCAGAGCAGCGCTGTATGGACCTGGAAGCTAGGAACAGGGAACTAATCGCACTAAACCAGGAATCTGAGCAAGTCAGTAGAAAGAAGTtagcagaagcagaaaaagaaataagaacGCTACAAGAGAAGTTAGAATTGAAGACAGGTAGAGTTGAAATGATGGTTAGCGAGTGTGCTGAAGCAGGGGAAAAGCAGGTTGATGATAAAGGACTTACAAAGCAAGTTGTAGAAGAGGTTGAGATGAAAGCCAAGGCAATTAATCAGGTTGTAGAGATGTTAGCAAAGGTAGATGTTAATGTAGAGAGAATGCTAAGTGGTTTAAAAAGCACTTTATTTGGTTCTTCGAAAGAGGAGCCACTGTGTGTGCGTCCAGAAGACATGAGATGGGTAGTTGAGGGAGAGTTCTGGAGCCAGCTGTTGAGCACCTCTGAAGAGGAACCCGGACATAGCAGTGGAAGGGCTGTGGCAGAACAGATGATGGCACAGAAACGCTTGATGATCTTGGTTAGTGGGATTTGCTCTCAAGCAGAAGTCAAGAGTGAGATAGTGACAGAGCCAGATTTTGCATCTGTGTACAGCTGGCTTGACAATGAAACAAATGCTCTGATTCTAAAAGAGTTAACGAAGACCTTGGAGGCAAAGTCAAATAGTTTGAAGCAGATTGCATCTGGGGTGATGCTGGATAACAATGAGGAGCTCCTGCCTTTGGCTCTAGCAAGCTTTGAGTTTGGTAGTGAGCAGAAACAGACCTCTGAATATTTGCTCGAAGCCCTCAAAGAAACATACATTTCTTATGTGATGATTAGGCTGAAGGTTCAGCATGAGAGAGAGCTAAAGCAAAAGTATACAGAAGTTCAGATCGGTAGCTTGGACTGTCCAAATTGTCCTAAATTAAGACAAGCTGCCAGCGATCTCCAGTCTAAACTAGAAGATCTTCAGACTCAACTATCCGAGGCTTCTTTAAAATCCGTGACAGGGCCACAAACTTTGATCCAGATTGAAGGAAAGCCCATTGATTCGTTGGATAAAGCCATTGAGCTTCAGGACATGATAGCAAGGCACAGGAAGGAGCTCAGAGAGGTCAAAGACCACTATGAGCAGGAAGCTGAAAAGATGAGGCTGGAAATAGCTAAGGCCAGTGAAACACTGCGACTCCGTTCGGAAGAAAACGTTAAAGAGATCGACTCATTGACAAACTGCATGGAGAACCTCAAGAAGAAGCATGAGATGGAAAGGACAAACCTTGTGGAGAGGTTTGACCGGGAAATGGAAGAGCTGAGAAGCATGATGAGTCCGGTCAACCCAGACAGGACCTTGACAGATGAGGATGCACCATTGCATCACGGTTCGGCCCAAACTTCGACCCTGAAAGAGCGCATTCAAGAGCTGGTGACCCAAGTCTCAGTCATGACTGAAGAGATGAGACGACGCGAAGAGCAGGGCGACATTACAACCCAGCGGCTGAAATACGAGAAAGACCTGGAAAACCTGAAG GCCACTTGTGAGAGGGGCTTTGCCGCCATGGAGGAGTCTCACCAGAAGGTCATAGatgagctgcagaggaaacaccAGAGAGAACTGGAGaacctgcaggaggagaaagagaggctgCTGGCAGAGGAGACAGCAGCCACCATCGCTG CAATTGAAGCGATGAAAAACGCCCACCGgacagagctggagaaggagctgGACAAGGCTCGCAAGGCCAACAGCAACGCAGAGAACGCAGACTTGGAGGAGATCCACAGACAGCACGA GGAGGAGCTGTGTTCATTCCAGCGGGAGATCGAGGTGCTGTCAGAGCAGTATTCCCAAAAGTGCCTGGAAAACGCCCACCTGGCCCAGGCGCTGGAGGCCGAGAGGCAGGCCCTCAGGCAGTGTCAGAGGGAGAACCAGGAGCTCAACGCGCACAACCAG GAGCTGAACAACCGTCTGGCAGCAGAGATCACAAAGATGCGTTCCATGACGTCTGAGGATGGAGTGGGAGACTCAAACGCCACGATACAGGGGAAGGAGCTCTACGAGTTAGAA GTGATGCTGAGGGTGAAGGAATCTGAGGTCCAGTACCTGAAACAGGAAATCAACTCCCTGAAGGACGAACTCCAGGCTGCCCAAAGA GACAAGAAATATGCAACAGATAAGTACAAGGACATCTACACAGAGCTGAGCATTGTAAAGGCCAAAGCGGAGCGGGATCTGGGCCGGCTCAGAGACCAGCTGCAGCTGGCACACGAGGCACTGGGGGAGTCGTcgctggaggaggtggagcgaGGGGGATATG ATATCATGAAGTCCAAAAGCAACCCCGACATCCTCAAGATGGCGGCTGCTGCAGCCAAACGCTCAGAGCGCACCATGAGGTCGAAG AGTCTGAAGGAAGGGCTGACAGCTGAGCAGAGACTTCAcctgtttgaaaataaagacacaaaggaGTTCTGA